In Nocardia sp. NBC_00403, one DNA window encodes the following:
- a CDS encoding malonic semialdehyde reductase, whose product MNTAQPTTYLTLAADAQNLLFREARTANTFADHPVDDEQIRDIYELVKYGPTSMNQQPLRVVLVRSPQARARLVTHMIDNNKPKTAGAPLTAILAADLNFHDQLPKVFPHAPDAKDYFADVAYRTESARFNALIQVGYFILGIRAAGLAAGPMNGFDAAGVDKEFFPDGNHSSLVVVNIGKPGPNAWFPRSPRLDYDEVVTTA is encoded by the coding sequence GTGAACACCGCTCAGCCCACCACCTACCTCACACTGGCCGCCGACGCCCAGAATCTGCTGTTCCGCGAGGCGCGCACCGCCAACACCTTCGCCGACCATCCGGTCGACGACGAGCAGATCCGTGACATCTACGAACTCGTCAAGTACGGGCCGACCTCGATGAATCAGCAGCCGCTTCGCGTTGTGCTCGTGCGTAGCCCGCAGGCGCGCGCCCGCCTCGTCACTCACATGATCGACAACAACAAGCCCAAGACCGCCGGCGCGCCGCTGACCGCAATTCTGGCCGCCGACTTGAACTTCCACGATCAGCTGCCCAAGGTGTTCCCGCACGCACCGGATGCCAAGGACTACTTCGCCGACGTCGCCTACCGCACGGAATCAGCACGCTTCAATGCCCTGATCCAGGTCGGCTACTTCATTCTCGGCATCCGCGCCGCCGGGCTGGCGGCAGGCCCGATGAATGGCTTCGACGCCGCGGGCGTCGACAAGGAGTTCTTCCCCGACGGAAACCACAGCTCGCTCGTCGTGGTCAACATCGGCAAGCCGGGACCGAACGCCTGGTTCCCGCGTTCGCCTCGGCTCGACTACGACGAGGTCGTGACGACGGCATAG
- a CDS encoding MarR family winged helix-turn-helix transcriptional regulator, whose amino-acid sequence MATALDHTEERAWRAMVTLTTRLPGVLDGLLQREFGVTHFEYRVLELLSEECDHRMRMTELAGAANASTPRLSHAVSKLERRGWAVRSAAAGLRGVYAVITADGCRKVDQATPEYLNTVRSLVFDALDSDRKDQLAAMCEMLSDHLAGALSEAGTVPSGVENRSVVAVVAG is encoded by the coding sequence ATGGCGACGGCGCTCGATCACACCGAAGAGCGGGCCTGGCGGGCGATGGTGACGCTGACGACACGCCTGCCGGGTGTCCTGGATGGCTTGCTGCAACGCGAATTCGGGGTCACCCATTTCGAATACCGTGTGCTGGAGCTGCTGTCGGAAGAGTGCGATCATCGGATGCGCATGACCGAACTGGCCGGCGCGGCGAACGCCTCGACACCGCGGTTGTCCCATGCCGTGTCGAAGCTGGAGCGCAGGGGTTGGGCGGTGCGCAGCGCCGCAGCGGGACTGCGCGGGGTGTACGCCGTCATCACCGCGGATGGCTGTCGGAAGGTGGACCAAGCGACTCCGGAATACCTGAACACGGTGCGGAGCCTGGTTTTCGACGCCCTCGACTCCGACCGCAAGGACCAGCTGGCCGCCATGTGCGAGATGCTGTCGGACCATCTTGCCGGTGCACTGAGCGAGGCGGGCACCGTGCCCAGCGGAGTCGAGAACCGGTCGGTCGTCGCGGTAGTGGCGGGCTGA
- a CDS encoding FAD-dependent oxidoreductase, translating to MPEVTSDSVDVCVVGGGPAGLMAGLLLARSGVDVLVLEKHPDFLRDFRGDTVHPSTLRVMDALGLADEFLALPHVELPQLPMATAMGPVIFADFRKLPGRFPFVAFMPQWDVLNFLADAGRRYPGFRLLQEAEVTELVQQDGTVVGVRARTADGPFEVSSKLVIAADGRNSLARGCGLLEVAASVAPMDVLWFRVRKPDGDRLPTVRSGKGFFIVCIDRGDYLQVAYMIPKGGFDTIKAAGLTAFRADVAAIYPSLTGHLDAEIRSWDDVKPLDVRVDRLRRWYRPGLVAIGDAAHAMSPAGGVGINLAVQDAIAAARILAPPLAAGRRPTVAELREIQHRRQLPMRVVQFAQLRLLSDLYPNAGRPGTDKPLLVRLLRQVPGLPHVVARVIGLGLRSEHVPPIAAHIETPTAPTKLRENH from the coding sequence ATGCCGGAGGTGACCAGCGATTCGGTCGACGTCTGCGTCGTCGGCGGCGGACCCGCCGGCCTGATGGCAGGACTGCTGCTGGCCAGGTCCGGTGTGGATGTGCTCGTGCTGGAGAAACATCCGGACTTCCTGCGCGACTTCCGAGGCGACACCGTGCATCCCTCGACCCTGCGGGTGATGGACGCGCTGGGACTGGCCGACGAGTTCCTCGCGCTGCCGCACGTCGAGCTGCCGCAACTGCCGATGGCCACCGCCATGGGGCCGGTGATATTCGCCGACTTCCGCAAACTGCCGGGACGTTTCCCGTTCGTCGCGTTCATGCCGCAGTGGGACGTGTTGAACTTCCTCGCCGATGCGGGTCGCCGATACCCGGGCTTCCGGCTGCTGCAAGAGGCCGAGGTGACCGAGCTGGTCCAGCAGGACGGCACCGTCGTCGGCGTGCGCGCGCGCACCGCGGACGGCCCTTTCGAGGTCAGCAGCAAGCTGGTCATCGCCGCCGACGGACGCAACTCACTCGCGCGCGGCTGTGGCCTGCTCGAGGTCGCGGCAAGCGTGGCCCCGATGGATGTGCTGTGGTTCCGGGTACGTAAGCCCGATGGTGACCGGCTGCCGACGGTGCGCAGCGGCAAGGGCTTCTTCATCGTCTGCATCGATCGCGGCGACTATCTCCAAGTCGCGTACATGATTCCGAAAGGCGGCTTCGACACGATCAAGGCCGCTGGGCTCACCGCATTCCGAGCCGACGTCGCCGCGATCTATCCGAGTCTCACCGGGCATCTCGATGCGGAGATCCGCAGTTGGGACGATGTGAAACCGCTCGACGTCCGGGTCGACAGGCTGCGCCGCTGGTATCGGCCGGGGCTGGTCGCCATCGGCGATGCCGCGCACGCGATGTCGCCGGCGGGCGGGGTGGGCATCAATCTCGCCGTCCAGGACGCGATCGCCGCCGCCCGCATCCTGGCGCCGCCGCTTGCCGCGGGCCGACGCCCCACCGTCGCCGAACTCCGCGAGATCCAGCACCGACGTCAATTGCCCATGCGGGTGGTGCAATTCGCACAGCTGCGACTGCTGTCGGATCTCTACCCGAACGCCGGGCGGCCCGGCACGGACAAGCCACTGCTGGTCCGGCTGCTGCGGCAGGTTCCCGGTCTACCACACGTCGTTGCCAGGGTCATCGGGCTCGGTCTGCGATCCGAACATGTGCCGCCGATAGCGGCGCACATTGAAACACCCACTGCCCCAACAAAGCTCAGGGAGAACCACTAG
- a CDS encoding SAM-dependent methyltransferase: MTGSESVGFDTTKPSIARVYDALLGGTDNYPADIAVVEHLAETLPEISEVAQVNRAMLGRGVRYLAGTAGITQFLDLGAGLPTMENTHQVAQALQSGAKVAYVDIDPVALAHGRALVENNEGTVVVAADLRTSTEVLDDPAVGQTIDFTSPVAVMLVGILHHLRDDEDPAAIVDSYLSAVPSGSHLFITHFCDSGPEARALEKSFLEFLGTGRFRTHEEVLDLFRGLELVEPGLVYLPEWRPADGDPGELTITQRLMVGGIARKP, encoded by the coding sequence ATGACGGGTTCTGAGTCGGTGGGCTTCGACACGACCAAACCGAGCATCGCGCGCGTCTACGACGCGCTACTGGGCGGGACGGACAACTATCCCGCCGATATTGCGGTCGTCGAGCATCTTGCCGAGACGCTGCCGGAGATCAGTGAAGTCGCCCAGGTGAATCGGGCCATGCTCGGTCGCGGCGTCCGGTACCTCGCGGGCACGGCAGGCATCACACAGTTCCTCGATCTCGGCGCCGGGCTGCCCACCATGGAGAACACTCACCAGGTCGCGCAGGCGTTGCAATCGGGCGCGAAAGTCGCCTATGTCGACATCGATCCGGTCGCGTTGGCACATGGTCGCGCGTTGGTGGAGAACAACGAAGGGACGGTGGTCGTGGCCGCGGACCTGCGCACCTCCACCGAAGTTCTCGACGATCCCGCGGTTGGGCAGACGATCGACTTCACCAGCCCGGTCGCTGTCATGCTCGTCGGGATCTTGCATCACCTCCGCGACGATGAGGATCCAGCGGCCATCGTCGACAGCTATCTCAGTGCCGTGCCCTCAGGCAGCCACCTGTTCATCACCCACTTCTGCGACTCGGGCCCGGAGGCACGCGCGCTGGAGAAGTCGTTCCTGGAATTCCTCGGCACCGGCCGGTTCCGAACGCACGAGGAGGTACTCGACCTTTTCCGGGGTCTGGAACTGGTCGAGCCCGGTCTCGTGTACCTGCCCGAGTGGCGGCCCGCCGATGGAGACCCCGGCGAGCTGACCATCACCCAACGGCTGATGGTCGGCGGGATTGCGCGCAAACCCTGA
- a CDS encoding M56 family metallopeptidase, translating to MSEAVCLILSSFAVAVLAPRPLARLTHRGIAPQFELVAWLSAIGSVIVSWTVVPVIVIAYVIVDLAEPGRPVLDSCYTQLHDAATGHYGVLVQGGFIALTGFAMCAGVVLLVRVGRWFLLARSTTHEHARMVRIAGRHDAGLDAIVLEVAQPAAYSVAGKPHTVVVTRGAIAALDQHQLRAVLEHERAHLAGRHHLWLALTRGLAANLSRIELFTLGAGEVARLLEMCADDAAARVHGRTAVLRALLTLSGIPEAASAVLGMNGVDLPARVERLIPPIEPRPGVRAHLALGVVVALVIIGPLASATLAAIGIAVSAPLLG from the coding sequence ATGAGCGAGGCGGTCTGCCTGATCCTCTCCAGCTTCGCCGTCGCCGTGCTGGCTCCACGCCCCCTCGCGCGACTCACCCACCGCGGCATTGCGCCACAGTTCGAGCTGGTCGCGTGGCTGAGCGCGATCGGGTCGGTAATCGTCTCATGGACCGTGGTCCCGGTGATCGTCATCGCCTACGTGATCGTTGATTTGGCCGAGCCGGGCCGCCCGGTCCTCGACAGCTGCTACACCCAACTGCACGACGCCGCCACCGGTCACTACGGAGTCCTGGTGCAAGGCGGGTTCATCGCACTGACGGGGTTCGCCATGTGCGCAGGAGTGGTGCTGCTCGTCCGCGTCGGACGGTGGTTTCTCCTGGCCCGCAGCACCACCCACGAGCACGCGCGTATGGTTCGAATAGCCGGGCGGCACGATGCCGGATTGGATGCCATAGTGCTCGAGGTCGCCCAACCGGCCGCCTACAGCGTGGCGGGCAAGCCACACACCGTCGTCGTCACGCGCGGCGCGATCGCCGCTCTCGACCAGCACCAGTTGCGTGCCGTATTGGAGCACGAGCGTGCCCACCTCGCCGGTCGGCACCATTTGTGGCTCGCACTGACGCGAGGGCTCGCGGCCAATCTCTCCCGGATCGAGCTGTTCACCCTCGGCGCGGGCGAAGTCGCCCGACTCCTGGAGATGTGCGCAGATGACGCGGCCGCGCGCGTGCACGGCCGAACGGCCGTATTGCGCGCCCTGCTCACCCTTTCCGGCATCCCCGAAGCCGCCTCTGCGGTGCTCGGCATGAACGGGGTCGACCTCCCCGCGCGCGTCGAGCGGCTGATCCCACCGATCGAACCGCGGCCGGGAGTTCGCGCCCACCTCGCCCTGGGAGTTGTTGTCGCACTGGTCATTATCGGGCCGCTCGCGTCGGCAACCTTGGCCGCCATAGGCATTGCCGTCTCCGCCCCGCTGCTCGGCTGA
- a CDS encoding STAS domain-containing protein, with amino-acid sequence MVLLEVSLDGSIATISTGSSEGLLSELVEHLRQNRTILREEWARRITEAQLLTAMTPDEMFSEATSVYDNYVAVLETGSVEALQAYARDLSERIIPRGVETDEVLGIVLLLRDVLARSLFEKYQGDFDLLNQVLDAYEPAANRIANTVGVSFVQERERIIRQQQEAIRELSTPVLQVREQLLILPIIGVLDGQRARQLTEQLLSAIRHNRAKVVVIDITGVPTIDSTVANHLVQTVEASGLMGASVIITGLSSEIALTLVTIGLDLSKMNAVGDLQGGIEEAERLLGYDVTRSGTGDFLHTGER; translated from the coding sequence ATGGTGTTGCTCGAGGTGTCGCTCGACGGAAGCATCGCGACGATCTCCACCGGATCCAGCGAAGGCCTGCTCTCCGAACTGGTGGAGCACCTGCGGCAGAACCGGACGATCCTGCGCGAGGAATGGGCGCGCCGCATCACTGAAGCACAGCTACTCACCGCGATGACACCCGATGAGATGTTCTCCGAGGCGACATCGGTGTACGACAACTATGTCGCGGTGCTGGAGACCGGTTCCGTGGAAGCGCTGCAGGCCTACGCACGCGATCTCTCCGAACGCATCATTCCGCGTGGTGTGGAAACCGATGAGGTCCTCGGTATCGTGCTGTTGCTGCGCGATGTGCTCGCGCGCTCGTTGTTCGAGAAATACCAGGGCGACTTCGATCTGCTCAACCAGGTACTCGACGCCTACGAACCGGCCGCCAACCGCATCGCCAACACCGTGGGCGTCTCCTTTGTCCAGGAACGCGAGCGCATCATCCGCCAACAGCAGGAAGCGATCCGGGAGTTGTCGACTCCCGTGCTGCAGGTGCGTGAGCAGCTGCTGATCCTGCCGATCATCGGTGTGCTCGACGGGCAGCGGGCCCGTCAGCTCACCGAACAGCTGCTGAGCGCCATTCGACACAATCGCGCCAAGGTCGTCGTCATCGACATCACCGGTGTGCCGACGATCGACTCCACCGTCGCCAACCACCTCGTCCAGACGGTCGAAGCATCCGGGCTGATGGGCGCGAGCGTGATCATCACCGGCCTGTCCTCGGAGATTGCGTTGACGTTGGTGACGATCGGGTTGGACCTGTCGAAGATGAACGCCGTCGGCGACCTGCAGGGTGGCATCGAGGAGGCCGAACGCCTGCTCGGCTACGACGTCACCCGCAGTGGCACCGGAGATTTTCTGCATACGGGCGAACGCTGA
- a CDS encoding M15 family metallopeptidase: MSSRLLLRRLGTLALAYVMTVTIAACEDSRSEAPPAGEEAFVSVTEVDPTILVDARYFGQHNFLGTRVAGYEAPKCLLTKQAASALAQVQLELRPMNLTLKTYDCYRPQRAVDHFVAWARDLADVKMKAEFYPAVDKANLFRDGYIAEKSGHSRGSTLDLAIVALPAPEAEQYHEGDPLRECFRPADQRFRDDMLDFGTGYDCFDPAAHTANPAVGGTQRAVRTLLTNLMDEHGFKNLAEEWWHFTLREEPFPQTYFDFPVR, encoded by the coding sequence ATGAGCTCCCGGTTGTTGCTGCGGCGTCTCGGCACGCTGGCGCTGGCATACGTGATGACGGTGACGATCGCGGCATGCGAGGACAGCCGTTCCGAAGCACCACCGGCCGGCGAAGAAGCGTTCGTCTCCGTCACCGAGGTGGATCCGACGATCCTCGTCGATGCTCGCTATTTCGGGCAGCACAATTTCCTCGGTACCCGCGTGGCCGGATATGAGGCGCCCAAGTGCCTGTTGACCAAGCAGGCGGCATCGGCCCTCGCCCAGGTGCAGCTGGAGTTGCGGCCGATGAATCTCACACTGAAGACCTACGACTGCTACCGCCCGCAGCGCGCCGTCGACCACTTCGTTGCTTGGGCCCGCGATCTCGCCGATGTGAAGATGAAGGCCGAGTTCTACCCTGCGGTGGACAAAGCGAATCTGTTCCGAGACGGCTACATTGCCGAGAAGTCGGGCCATAGTCGGGGCAGCACGCTGGACCTCGCCATTGTGGCGCTGCCCGCGCCCGAGGCCGAGCAGTATCACGAGGGCGATCCGCTGCGTGAGTGTTTCCGGCCCGCGGATCAGCGATTCCGTGACGACATGCTCGATTTCGGCACCGGATACGACTGCTTCGATCCCGCGGCGCACACCGCGAACCCGGCCGTCGGCGGCACCCAGCGGGCAGTGCGCACGCTGCTGACGAACCTGATGGACGAGCACGGGTTCAAGAACCTCGCCGAGGAATGGTGGCATTTCACCCTGAGGGAAGAACCCTTCCCACAGACCTACTTCGACTTCCCCGTCCGCTGA
- a CDS encoding alpha/beta fold hydrolase has product MSTYLLIHGAFHGGWCWQRVTPLLTAEGHTVHAPSLVGLGDRAELLTSEVGLDTHVQDLVELIVSADLTDIVLVGHSYAGIVITAVADAVPDRIAELVYVDTFVPRDGESVADIMPGMVEAFIAAAATAGDGWRVPPQTTPMGDGGLYGVTDEPDLSWVASMQTAQSLATFQQPLRLRNPDDLAAIPVTHVHCSEGGEDFKQMRAAGLPRTFPPADFPAARIHVLPTGHDCMITMPRELAGHLLELAPARVES; this is encoded by the coding sequence GTGTCGACCTATCTGCTCATCCATGGAGCCTTCCACGGCGGCTGGTGCTGGCAGCGGGTGACGCCGCTACTCACGGCCGAGGGTCACACCGTCCACGCGCCCTCGCTCGTCGGGCTCGGCGACCGGGCCGAGTTGCTGACGTCGGAGGTCGGCCTCGACACCCATGTGCAAGACCTGGTCGAACTCATTGTGTCCGCAGACCTCACCGACATCGTCCTGGTCGGACACAGTTACGCGGGCATCGTCATCACCGCGGTCGCGGACGCGGTGCCGGACCGGATCGCCGAACTGGTCTATGTCGACACCTTCGTCCCCCGCGACGGCGAATCTGTCGCCGACATCATGCCCGGCATGGTCGAGGCGTTCATCGCGGCGGCGGCGACCGCAGGCGACGGCTGGCGGGTTCCGCCGCAAACCACACCGATGGGCGACGGTGGCCTCTACGGCGTGACGGACGAACCCGACCTCAGCTGGGTGGCCTCGATGCAGACGGCGCAGTCGCTCGCGACATTTCAACAGCCGTTGCGGCTGCGCAACCCGGACGACCTCGCGGCGATACCGGTGACCCACGTGCACTGCAGCGAGGGCGGCGAGGACTTCAAACAGATGCGCGCGGCGGGCCTGCCACGCACCTTTCCGCCCGCCGACTTCCCCGCCGCGCGCATCCATGTGCTACCGACCGGGCACGACTGCATGATCACCATGCCGCGCGAACTGGCAGGCCATCTCCTCGAACTCGCACCGGCGCGGGTCGAGAGCTGA
- a CDS encoding winged helix-turn-helix transcriptional regulator gives MTTVPRAAVTATVDPCPITPVIDLVFGRWSTQVLWVLTHDGRLRFTELQQRIPGLTPKVLTQRLRQLERDGLVARTYYAEVPPRVEYAATPLAATLAPVFGSIVDWSGEHLAEVLAARAAYDASV, from the coding sequence ATGACCACTGTGCCCCGCGCGGCGGTGACCGCAACTGTGGATCCGTGCCCGATCACGCCGGTGATCGACCTCGTCTTCGGGCGATGGTCGACGCAGGTGCTGTGGGTGCTGACCCATGACGGCCGACTGCGCTTCACCGAATTGCAGCAGCGAATCCCCGGCCTGACACCGAAGGTGTTGACCCAGCGCCTGCGTCAGCTCGAACGTGACGGCTTGGTTGCCCGCACCTACTACGCCGAGGTGCCGCCGCGCGTGGAGTATGCCGCGACCCCGCTGGCCGCGACGCTGGCCCCCGTGTTCGGCAGCATCGTGGACTGGTCGGGCGAGCACCTGGCCGAGGTGCTCGCCGCCCGCGCCGCCTACGACGCGAGCGTGTGA
- a CDS encoding luciferase domain-containing protein: protein MSTTVHNRPGLPTRSGNPPLTRAHNPHQQLDQTAPTILQETLWARMATLDGVIVGRSSVSLADTRALHLRPADAGGPAEAFLAGTEFAHLHGSADGSLHMCLPTEVVAEAITRGWAELHPMARQRFLPATVVMVYGPRDTDELKITWRLVRASYQFARGARGRNTQPVGN from the coding sequence ATGTCGACGACAGTGCACAACCGGCCGGGACTACCTACGCGATCCGGGAACCCGCCTCTCACGCGAGCGCACAATCCACACCAGCAACTCGATCAGACCGCGCCGACGATCCTGCAAGAGACCCTGTGGGCGCGCATGGCCACCCTCGATGGCGTCATCGTCGGCCGCAGCAGCGTATCCCTTGCCGACACCCGCGCACTGCATCTGCGACCGGCCGACGCCGGCGGTCCCGCCGAGGCCTTTCTGGCGGGCACCGAATTCGCGCACCTGCACGGGTCCGCCGACGGCAGCCTGCACATGTGCCTGCCGACCGAGGTCGTTGCGGAGGCGATCACCCGCGGCTGGGCGGAGCTGCATCCGATGGCGCGACAACGATTCCTGCCCGCGACGGTGGTGATGGTCTACGGGCCGCGCGACACCGACGAATTGAAGATCACTTGGCGGTTGGTCCGTGCCAGCTACCAGTTCGCCCGCGGAGCGCGCGGGCGAAACACCCAGCCCGTCGGCAACTGA
- a CDS encoding BlaI/MecI/CopY family transcriptional regulator, which produces MRVRRFGELEAVIMDRVWDRDEPTTVRGILDEISAEREIAYTTVMSTMDNLHRKGCLERERVGKAYWYQPTLTREQYSASLMHEALHGGGRSDLVLAYFVEQIDAEESAGLRAALRLRRDLPQPRSAGSLSQQQ; this is translated from the coding sequence ATGCGCGTACGGAGATTCGGCGAGCTCGAAGCGGTCATCATGGACCGAGTGTGGGATCGCGACGAACCGACTACTGTCCGTGGGATTCTCGACGAGATCAGCGCCGAACGCGAGATCGCGTACACCACGGTGATGTCGACCATGGACAATTTGCACCGCAAAGGCTGCCTCGAGCGGGAACGCGTCGGCAAGGCATACTGGTATCAACCCACGCTGACCCGTGAGCAGTACAGCGCAAGTCTGATGCACGAGGCCCTCCATGGCGGTGGCCGATCAGATCTCGTGCTGGCCTATTTCGTCGAGCAGATCGATGCCGAGGAATCAGCGGGACTGCGTGCTGCGCTGCGACTTCGGCGAGATCTGCCGCAGCCGAGGTCGGCGGGAAGCCTGTCCCAGCAACAGTGA
- a CDS encoding AfsR/SARP family transcriptional regulator yields the protein MKYPVCARVLGPLTLALNNRNATPTAQKQRQLLALLLVRHSTVVPVSTLIEELWSEDPPRSAVAVIQTYVLGIRKKMAEQLDIGQGEVAERYLRTRSKGYSFEVQDCVFDLRNYRSLSDAARIAAKAGDDHRAVDLFHAAEACWTGPALVDVEAGMPLAAEISHLDHLLLANVELRIEAELRLGRYREACPDLARLTMQHPLDERMQAYYMFALSRSGQRHLALSSYQQFCKAMQHELGLDPCMKLQKLHQDILAASDERVGMMLERKHAGYLIGFYPPGDPAASATPA from the coding sequence GTGAAGTATCCAGTGTGCGCTCGCGTGTTAGGTCCGTTGACGCTTGCTCTTAACAATCGCAACGCAACGCCCACAGCCCAGAAACAGCGACAACTCTTGGCATTACTACTGGTCAGGCATTCGACAGTAGTTCCGGTCTCGACACTGATCGAAGAGCTGTGGAGCGAGGACCCGCCGCGCAGCGCGGTCGCCGTAATCCAGACATACGTACTTGGAATTCGCAAGAAGATGGCGGAGCAACTCGATATCGGGCAGGGCGAGGTCGCGGAGCGATATCTCCGCACGCGCAGCAAGGGCTATTCGTTCGAGGTACAGGATTGCGTATTCGACCTGCGCAATTACCGCTCGTTGTCGGATGCCGCCAGGATCGCCGCCAAGGCAGGCGACGATCACCGCGCCGTCGATCTGTTCCATGCGGCAGAGGCCTGCTGGACCGGCCCCGCGTTGGTGGACGTGGAGGCGGGCATGCCGCTTGCCGCAGAGATCTCGCACCTGGATCATCTGCTGCTGGCCAACGTCGAGCTGCGCATCGAAGCCGAACTCCGACTGGGCCGCTATCGCGAAGCATGCCCCGACCTGGCCCGATTGACCATGCAGCATCCGCTGGACGAGCGCATGCAGGCGTACTACATGTTCGCGCTGAGCCGTTCGGGTCAGCGGCATCTCGCGCTCAGCTCATACCAGCAGTTCTGCAAAGCGATGCAGCATGAGCTCGGGCTCGACCCGTGCATGAAGCTGCAGAAGCTGCACCAAGACATCCTCGCTGCCTCGGACGAACGCGTCGGCATGATGCTCGAGCGCAAGCACGCCGGCTATCTGATCGGCTTCTATCCACCCGGCGACCCTGCGGCATCCGCTACTCCCGCCTAG